The following proteins are encoded in a genomic region of Coregonus clupeaformis isolate EN_2021a chromosome 14, ASM2061545v1, whole genome shotgun sequence:
- the LOC121581083 gene encoding angiopoietin-related protein 1-like has translation MGPRIWCLFVLLGLSIWGSSEGLRSPILTRRRRYLEDKGEPPKKCSYTFLVPEQKITGAICTSQGLHMDKDRVTRLDVAEVRDLLSKQRREMDTLKLVVDVDGNMVNEMKLLRKESRNMNSRVTQLYMQLLHEIIRKRDNSLELAQLEGRILNATAESLRLAARYRDIEVRYAALSAVVNNQSVLIAALEERCLQVYGQRQEQSPQGPPLVQVVPENIPVSIPRFTNEIQRDHSRAFPSDRGSRAGPAPTGSTLDLQKDQQGNFSTEGPFRDCLQAQEAGHGTSGMYLLKPGEAEKPMQVWCEQGLDNGGWTIIQSRRDGSINFFRNWDAYKNGFGNIDGEYWLGLLGIYNLGKQGDYRLLVELEDWVGKKVYAEYSSFHLEHENEGYRLRLGTYQGNAGDSLSSHNGKQFTTLDRDKDAFSGNCAHVHKGGWWYNSCGQANLNGVWYTGGVYRSKFKDGIFWADYGGGFYSMKGVRMMIRPID, from the exons ATGGGGCCCAGAATTTGGTGCCTGTTTGTCCTGCTTGGGCTGTCCATCTGGGGCAGCAGTGAGGGCCTCAGATCCCCCATCCTGACCCGGAGACGGAGGTACCTGGAGGACAAAGGAGAACCACCCAAAAAGTGCTCGTATACCTTCCTGGTCCCTGAGCAGAAGATCACAGGGGCCATCTGCACCAGCCAGGGCCTACACATGGACAAGGACCGCGTGACCCGCCTGGACGTGGCGGAGGTGAGGGACCTGCTCTCCAAACAGAGAAGGGAGATGGATACCCTGAAGCTGGTGGTGGACGTGGATGGGAACATGGTGAACGAGATGAAGTTGCTGAGGAAGGAGAGCAGGAACATGAACTCCAGGGTAACCCAGCTCTACATGCAGCTGCTGCACGAGATCATCAGGAAGAGAGACAACTCTCTGGAGCTGGCTCAGCTGGAGGGACGCATTCTGAACGCCACAGCAGAGTCCCTACGTCTGGCTGCCCGCTACCGTGACATAGAGGTCCGATACGCCGCACTATCCGCCGTGGTCAACAACCAGTCGGTTCTGATTGCTGCCCTAGAGGAGCGCTGTCTGCAGGTGTACGGCCAGCGGCAGGAGCAGTCTCCTCAGGGCCCACCGTTGGTGCAGGTGGTGCCGGAAAACATACCGGTTAGCATCCCGAGATTCACCAACGAGATCCAGAGGGACCACAGCCGGGCGTTCCCCAGCGACAGGGGCTCCCGAGCGGGGCCAGCACCCACAGGAAGCACCCTGGATCTCCAGAAGGATCAGCAGGGCAACTTCAGTACAGAGG GTCCTTTCAGGGACTGTCTCCAGGCCCAGGAAGCTGGCCATGGCACCAGTGGTATGTACCTTTTGAAACCTGGCGAGGCGGAGAAGCCCATGCAGGTGTGGTGTGAGCAGGGCCTGGACAACGGAGGCTGGACCATCATCCAGAGCAGGAGGGACGGCTCTATCAACTTTTTCAGGAACTGGGACGCCTACAAG AATGGATTTGGCAACATAGATGGGGAGTACTGGCTGGGGCTGCTGGGGATCTACAACTTAGGGAAGCAGGGAGACTACAGACTTCTAGTGGAGCTGGAGGACTGGGTGGGGAAGAAGGTGTATGCTGAGTACAGCAGCTTCCACCTGGAGCATGAGAACGAGGGCTACCGCCTGAGGCTGGGCACCTACCAGGGAAACGCTGGCGACTCACTCAGCAGCCACAACGGCAAGCAGTTCACCACACTGGACAGAGACAAGGATGCCTTCTCAG GTAACTGTGCACACGTCCATAAGGGAGGCTGGTGGTACAACTCCTGTGGCCAGGCCAATCTGAACGGTGTATGGTACACCGGCGGGGTGTACCGCAGCAAGTTCAAGGACGGAATCTTCTGGGCAGACTACGGTGGAGGATTCTACTCTATGAAGGGAGTCCGCATGATGATTAGACCTATAGACTGA